From the genome of Streptomyces xanthophaeus:
CCGCGAACCTGGAGGCCGTGGAGGAGCTGGAGGACGCCTTCCGGGAGAACGGCCGACTGGACCTGATCCTCGTCGAGTCCGGCGGGGACAACCTCACCGCCACCTTCTCCCGCGGACTCGTCGACGCCCAGATCTTCGTCATCGACGTGGCCGGCGGGGACGACATCCCCCGCAAGGGCGGCCCCGGCGTCACCACCGCCGACCTGCTCGTCGTCAACAAGACCGACCTCGCCCCCCACGTCGGCTCCGACCTCGACCGGATGGCCCGTGACGCCGCCGCGCAGCGCGGCGAACTCCCCGTCGCCTTCCAGTCGCTGCGCGGCCCCGAGGGGGTCGGCCCGGTGGCCGCCTGGGTCCGCGAGCGGATCGCCGCCTGGTCCTCGCGGTGAGCGCCGCGACCACCACCGATACGGCGCCGCCACCCCGGACGCCCCCGGCGGGCCTGCGGGCCACCGCCCGCATCCACGCCGTCGCCGACGGGCGGGGCGGCACCGCCCTGCCGCTGCTCGCCGGGGAGGGACCGCTCGCGCTGCGCCGCACCCGCTCGCCGTCGGCCGCCGAGGCCGGGGTCATGCTGGTCGGCGCGATGAGCGCCCCGCTCGGCGGGGACCACCTCACCGTCGAGGCCACCGCCGGCCCCGGGGCCCAGCTCGCCCTCGCCTCGGCGGCGGCCACCCTGGCCCTGCCCGGCCGGTCCGGCGAGCCCGCGCGCTACGACGTACACCTCACCCTGGGGGACGGGGCGTCGGTACGGTGGCTGCCCGAGCCGCTGGTCTCGGTGCGCGGCAGCGACCTGAGGGTGCGTACCCGGGTCCGACTGGCCCCCACGGCACGGCTGGTGCTGCGCGAGGAGCAGGTGCTGGGACGCACCGGGGAGGTTCCGGGCCTGCTGAGCAGCCGCCTCACCGTCGACCGCGGGGGCCGTCCGCTGCTGGACCAGGAGCTCGCCTGCGGCCCCGGCGCTCCCGGCGGCTGGGACGGCCCGGCGGGCCTGGCCGGGTACCGGGCGCTCGGCCAACTCCTCGTCGTGGAACCCGCATTCGCCGAGGATCCGCCCGCCGCGGCGGTCCTGGGGGAGTTCGCCGCGGTGACGCCGCTGGCCGGCCCGGCCGTCCTGGTGACGGTCCTGGCCGCGGACGCCCTGCTGGTGCGCGAGCTGCTCGACGAGGCCTGCCGTACGTACGGGTGGTGAAAGCGGGACGCAACAGGCACCGCTCAGCGGTACACGCCTTTCCGGTTATCGGGTTGGCAAAGAAGTCGATCCGGCCCTGTCGCCGGGTCCCGGTCAGACGACAGGATCCCCCTGCACGCCGACGACCGAACCCGACCAACCCGGCCGCCCACGGCGGCACCTGACGCAGGGGGAACAACCACGTGATACGCAACGCGGCGCTGGGGAGCGCCGCCACACTGATCACCGGCACACTCGCGGCGAGCCTGCTGCTGGCCCCGCCGGCCGCGGCGGCCTCGGCCGGCAGCGACGGCAGGCTGCCGGAGGCACTGGGCGTTCAGATCGCCGCCGCCCGCGCCGCCCGCACCGGGATCGACTGGAAGGACTGCCCGGCGGACTGGGGCTTCGAGAAGCCCATCCAGTGCGGCTGGGTGAAGGTCCCGCTCGACTACGCGAAGCCGTACGGCAAGACCATCGACATCGCCGTCGACCGGATCGGCAGCACGGGGACCAAGGAGGAGCGCCAGGGCGCGCTCGTCTACAACCCCGGCGGCCCCGGTGGCTCCGGCATGCGCTTCCCGCGCCGCGTCACCACCAAGAGCCCGCTGTGGGTCAACACCTCCAAGGCCTACGACTTCGTGGGCTTCGACCCCCGCGGCGTCGGCCACTCGGCGCCGATCTCCTGCATAGACCCGCAGGAGTTCGTCAAGGCCCCGAAGGCGGACCCGGTCCCGGACTCCGAGGCCGACAAGCGCGCCCAGCGCAAGCTCGCCGCCGAGTACGCGGACGGCTGCAAGGAGCGCAGCGGCGAGATGCTGCCGCACATGACCACGCCGAACACCGCGCGCGACCTCGACGTGATCCGGGCCGGCCTCGGCGAGAAGAAGCTGAACTACCTCGGCGTCTCCTACGGCACCTACCTGGGCGGGGTCTACGCGACCCTCTTCCCGACCCACGTGCGCCGCATGATCGTCGACAGCGTGGTGGACCCGTCGCAGGACAACATCTGGTACGAGGCCAACCTCGGCCAGGACGTCGCCTTCCAGATGCGCTGGAACGACTGGCAGGACTGGGTCGCCAAGAACGACGCCGTCTTCCACCTCGGCGACACCCGCGCCAAGGTCGAGGCCCGCTACCAGAAGCTGCGCGCCAAGGCCAAGGCCAACCCGCTCGGCGGGATCGTCGGCCCGGCCGAGCTCATCGGCTTCTTCCAGGGCGCCCCGTACTACGACTCCTCCTGGGTTCCCGTCGCCCAGACCTGGGCCGCGTACGAGGCCGGTGACCAGCAGGCACTCGTCGACGCCATCGCCCCGGACATGACGGACACCAAGGGCAACGCGGCGTCGGAGAACGGCAACGCCGTCTACACCGCCGTCGAGTGCGCCGACGCGAAGTGGCCCACCAGCTGGTCCAAGTGGGACCGGGACAACACCAAGCTGCACCAGAAGTACCCGTTCCTGACCTGGTCCAACGCGTGGATGAACCTCCCCTGCGCGACCTGGAAGGCCAAGCAGAGCACCCCGATCGCGGTCGGCGCCAAGCACGGGCTGCCGCCCGTACTGATCGTCCAGTCCGAGCGCGACGCCGCCACCCCGTACAAGGGCGCGGTCGAGCTGCACCGCCGCCTCGCCGGCTCGCGGCTGATCACCGAGAAGGGCGCGGGCTCGCACGGCGTCACCAGCCTGGTGAACCCCTGCATCAACACCCGGGTGGACAGCTACCTGCTCACCGGCAAGGTCGACGCCAAGGACGTGACGTGCACCCCGCACGCCACCCCCGTGGCCCCGGCCCCGGCCGCGGCGAAGTCCCTGTCCTCCGACGCCCCGGCCGAGTCCTCGGTCCTCCCGGCGCCGGAGGAGCTCCCCGCCGTCCGTTAAGGACGGGCGGGACCGGCCAGGACGAGCGGGAGAAGGCTCAGCGCGCGGTGCGCCGGGCCTTCTTCCGCTGTTCCTCCTCCTCGGCCTTGACCTCGGCCGCGTACCGGTCGACGTACTCCTGGCCGGACAGTCCGAGGATCGCGTACATGATCTCGTCGGTGACCGCCCGCAGGACCGCCCGCTCGCCCTCCATCCCGGCGTACCGGGAGAACTCCAGCGGCTCACCGAAACGGATCGTCACCCGCCGGATCTTCGGGATCTTCTTCCCGGGCGGCTGGATCTCGAAGGTGCCGACCATCGCGCAGGGCACCACGGGCACCCCGGCGCCCAGGGCCATCGCCGCCACCCCCACCTTGCCCTTGTAGAGCCGGCCGTCGTGCGAGCGCGTCCCCTCCGGGTAGATGCCCAGCAGCTCGTCCTTGGCCAGCACCGCCAGCCCCTCGCGCAGGGCGGCCTGCCCGGCGTCCTTGCCCGACCGGTCCACGGGGATCTGGCCGGCGCTGCGGAAGAAGGCGGCGGTGAGCCGGCCCTTGACCCCGGGACCGGTGAAGTACTCGGCCTTCGCCAGGAAGGTGATCCGCCGCTTGAGGATGGCGGGCATCAGGAAGTGGTCGGAGAAGGACAGGTGATTGCCCGCGACGATCGCCGCACCCTCGGCCGGGATGTTCTCCAGACCCTCGATCCGGGGTCTGAACAGCAGCCGCAGCAGGGGGCCGAGCAACACGTGCTTGAGCAAGTGGTAGAACACCAGGCCGCTCCTGTCGATATCCCGTTGTCACAGCCATTTTACGGACGGTGAGCCACGGGATGCAGGGGGCGGAGGGGACCTTACTCAGACATTGCGTGTGGCGGCCATCCCGGCGGTCAGCAGCCCCAGCACCACCCAGCCGAACCACAGCCAGCCGTTGCTGCCCAGGGCCACGGAATACGTGGCGACGGCCACCAGAGCGGCGAAGGTCATGACAGCCATCGCCTTAACGGATCCGGTCATGCCCCATGGTCGCGCGCGAAGGCGGTGTCGCGCTACTGGCCACGCGCTTGGAGCGAGGCGAGATACGCGTTGTACGCCGCCAGCTCCTTGTCACCACTGCGGTCCTCGGCCCGGTCGGAGCGCCGCGCGGCCCGCTGCTCGGAGTGGTACCACTGGTAGACGAGGGCGATCAGGACCAGCACCGAGGGGATCTCGCTGAACGCCCAGGCGATGCCGCCGCCCCACTGCTGGTCGAGCAGGGGGTCGATGCCGAGGGATGCCGGCGGGTTCGCGTACGTCTTGATCATCGGCTGGCTCGCCATCATCAGGGCGATGCCGAAGAAGGCGTGGAAGGGCATGCCCGCGAACAGTTCCAGCATCCGCATGACATAGCCCGGCCGGTGCGGACCCGGGTCGATGCCCATGATCGGCCAGAAGAAGATGAGGCCGACCGCGAGGAAGTGGACCATCATCGCGATGTGCCCGGTCCGGCTCTCCATCAGGAAGTCGAAGAGCGGGGTGAAGTACAGGGCGTACAGGCTCGCGATGAACATCGGGATCGTGAAGGCCGGGTGGGTGACCACCTTCATGTACCGGCTGTGCAGCAGCTTCAGCAGCAGCTCGCGCGGCCCCTTGCGACCGCGGGCGGCGGGCGGCAGCGCACGCAGCGCCAGCGTCACCGGGGCGCCCAGCAGCACCAGGATCGGGGTGACCATGCTGATCACCATGTGCTGGACCATGTGCACGCTGAACATGACCATGCCGTAGTCGTTCAGCTTCGTGCACATCACGAGGATCACGGTCAGCACGCCCACGGTGAAGGCGATGGTCCGGCCCAGCGGCCAGGAGTCCCCGCGCCGGCGCAGCCGCAGCACGCCCCACCCGTACAGGGCGAGCCCGACCAGCGAGCCGATCAGGAAGAAGGCGTCGAAGGAGAACTCCAGTCCGCGCCCGAGAGTGAACGGAGGCAGGTCCATGTCCATGTGCATGTCCATGCCGTGCCCGCTGTGATCCATCTGTTCACTCCCTTGACCGTGATGCCCCACCACAGTAGTGCCGCCCCCGAGCACTCGTGCGCGCGGGGGCGGCCTGTCACAAAAGGGGCGTCACGGAAGGGGACGTCACAGAACGGTCTGCGCCTCGTCGTAGCGCTCGGACGGCACCGTCTTGAGGGTCGAGGTCGCCTCGGAGAGCGGCACCATCACGATGTCCGTCCCGCGCAGCGCGGTCAGCATGCCGAACTCGCCGCGGTGCGCGGCCTCCACGGCGTGCCAGCCGAAGCGGGTCGCCAGGACCCGGTCGTACGCGGTGGGCGTGCCGCCACGCTGGACGTGACCCAGGATCACCGGCCGGGCCTCCTTGCCCAGGCGGTTCTCCAGCTCCACGGCGAGCCGGTTGCCGATGCCGGCGAACCGCTCGTGGCCGTAGATGTCCTTGCCGCGCTCCTCGAAGTCCATCGAGCCGGGCTTGGGCTTGGCGCCCTCGGCCACCACGACGATCGCGAACCGCTTGCCCGCGGAGAACCGCTCGCCGACGATCTCCGTCAGCTCGTCGATGTCGAAGGGGCGCTCCGGCACCACGATCGCGTGCGCGCCGGCCGCCATGCCCGAGTGCAGGGCGATCCAGCCCGTGTGGCGGCCCATGACCTCCACGACCATCACGCGCTGGTGGGACTCGGCGGTGGTCTTCAGCCGGTCCAGCGCCTCCGTGGCCACGCCGACGGCGGTGTCGAAGCCGAAGGTGACGTCCGTGGA
Proteins encoded in this window:
- a CDS encoding 6-phosphofructokinase, with product MRIGVLTSGGDCPGLNAVIRSVVHRAVVDHGDEVIGFLDGWKGLLEADYRKLDLDAVGGILARGGTILGSSRVQPAHLRDGVERARGHVADLGLDAIIPIGGEGTLKAANLLSQAGLPIVGVPKTIDNDIASTDVTFGFDTAVGVATEALDRLKTTAESHQRVMVVEVMGRHTGWIALHSGMAAGAHAIVVPERPFDIDELTEIVGERFSAGKRFAIVVVAEGAKPKPGSMDFEERGKDIYGHERFAGIGNRLAVELENRLGKEARPVILGHVQRGGTPTAYDRVLATRFGWHAVEAAHRGEFGMLTALRGTDIVMVPLSEATSTLKTVPSERYDEAQTVL
- a CDS encoding cytochrome c oxidase assembly protein, which produces MDHSGHGMDMHMDMDLPPFTLGRGLEFSFDAFFLIGSLVGLALYGWGVLRLRRRGDSWPLGRTIAFTVGVLTVILVMCTKLNDYGMVMFSVHMVQHMVISMVTPILVLLGAPVTLALRALPPAARGRKGPRELLLKLLHSRYMKVVTHPAFTIPMFIASLYALYFTPLFDFLMESRTGHIAMMVHFLAVGLIFFWPIMGIDPGPHRPGYVMRMLELFAGMPFHAFFGIALMMASQPMIKTYANPPASLGIDPLLDQQWGGGIAWAFSEIPSVLVLIALVYQWYHSEQRAARRSDRAEDRSGDKELAAYNAYLASLQARGQ
- a CDS encoding urease accessory protein UreD: MSAATTTDTAPPPRTPPAGLRATARIHAVADGRGGTALPLLAGEGPLALRRTRSPSAAEAGVMLVGAMSAPLGGDHLTVEATAGPGAQLALASAAATLALPGRSGEPARYDVHLTLGDGASVRWLPEPLVSVRGSDLRVRTRVRLAPTARLVLREEQVLGRTGEVPGLLSSRLTVDRGGRPLLDQELACGPGAPGGWDGPAGLAGYRALGQLLVVEPAFAEDPPAAAVLGEFAAVTPLAGPAVLVTVLAADALLVRELLDEACRTYGW
- a CDS encoding lysophospholipid acyltransferase family protein, which produces MFYHLLKHVLLGPLLRLLFRPRIEGLENIPAEGAAIVAGNHLSFSDHFLMPAILKRRITFLAKAEYFTGPGVKGRLTAAFFRSAGQIPVDRSGKDAGQAALREGLAVLAKDELLGIYPEGTRSHDGRLYKGKVGVAAMALGAGVPVVPCAMVGTFEIQPPGKKIPKIRRVTIRFGEPLEFSRYAGMEGERAVLRAVTDEIMYAILGLSGQEYVDRYAAEVKAEEEEQRKKARRTAR
- the ureG gene encoding urease accessory protein UreG, which gives rise to MHLDHAVTYPHRHTHSADPLRPDGTRRALRIGLGGPVGSGKTATVAALCRALRTELSMAVVTNDIYTREDAEFLLREAVLPPERITAVETGACPHTAIRDDISANLEAVEELEDAFRENGRLDLILVESGGDNLTATFSRGLVDAQIFVIDVAGGDDIPRKGGPGVTTADLLVVNKTDLAPHVGSDLDRMARDAAAQRGELPVAFQSLRGPEGVGPVAAWVRERIAAWSSR
- a CDS encoding alpha/beta hydrolase encodes the protein MIRNAALGSAATLITGTLAASLLLAPPAAAASAGSDGRLPEALGVQIAAARAARTGIDWKDCPADWGFEKPIQCGWVKVPLDYAKPYGKTIDIAVDRIGSTGTKEERQGALVYNPGGPGGSGMRFPRRVTTKSPLWVNTSKAYDFVGFDPRGVGHSAPISCIDPQEFVKAPKADPVPDSEADKRAQRKLAAEYADGCKERSGEMLPHMTTPNTARDLDVIRAGLGEKKLNYLGVSYGTYLGGVYATLFPTHVRRMIVDSVVDPSQDNIWYEANLGQDVAFQMRWNDWQDWVAKNDAVFHLGDTRAKVEARYQKLRAKAKANPLGGIVGPAELIGFFQGAPYYDSSWVPVAQTWAAYEAGDQQALVDAIAPDMTDTKGNAASENGNAVYTAVECADAKWPTSWSKWDRDNTKLHQKYPFLTWSNAWMNLPCATWKAKQSTPIAVGAKHGLPPVLIVQSERDAATPYKGAVELHRRLAGSRLITEKGAGSHGVTSLVNPCINTRVDSYLLTGKVDAKDVTCTPHATPVAPAPAAAKSLSSDAPAESSVLPAPEELPAVR